The following proteins are encoded in a genomic region of Dyadobacter sp. UC 10:
- a CDS encoding 1-acyl-sn-glycerol-3-phosphate acyltransferase: MIGDLLLRLNKFLSGHKTAFFLSLILLSAFLLSGIFRLRVTESIFAALPKGKSFEEFNRLVEQKNIINQVVFSLDVPKDTDSEAARTLAERFSDSLRRYTNGYIRNLQIERPNVQEDLYQYVLAHFPELIDKQYYEHISSRIIPDSINTSIASTYNQLLTPGGSFFKAFILNDPLGITGKYFQSLNAINNAGGLVIDDGMMFSANRRQILIFASTTFDSGNSDKNVELFELTEAFRAKWNTQHRYNHLSYFGTFEISARNAIQVKRDSYLTSFIAIAAILLLLIGYYRKFLIPVFMLLPGLFGAVFALGIIGYVRPEVSGISLATGAVIFGILLDYAFHFFTHLRHTASIPTAVKEVSSPLLTGSFTTVLAFSALSFANSTFLQDFGLFSSLSLLGAALFTLIALPVILASASFDYKKLPAERRSLRLPALAPKWRPALLALIAILTLIFLYYARYTEFDSGFDNLSMQSDDLSAREQALTGIDPKSQKRIYVFATNANRNIAEKVNFEIYQKLAGLKDNGKISSFASSGALLIPRALQIERIRAWHDYWDLGRKEQIFNIMDRAGAKSGFNSFAFNDFKNWIAGRDQASVSLDTLFRELGIDNLIEQNRAGSTFISTLIVPQNNLPFVKTELRKIAGATLFDRGEMAGEMLSMVKNDFNYLLFISASIVFLTLLIVYGRIELTLLSFLPMVISWIWILGIAAILGIKFNFVNVIVTTFIFGLGDDFSIFVTDGLLGKYKYRKDTLNSYQSAIILSATTTIIGTGVLIFAEHPAIHSIALISVIGIACILFISFAFQPILFDFFVQNRIARKKAPVTMLPFLISISSFTYFLSGCLFLHSKLLTVLILPISKKRKRAMINNSLSWFAKTVIYSGPHVKKQLSGLENLNMNKPVLFIANHTSFLDILLAIMLHPKIVLMVKGWVYKSPFFGPIIRYAGYVYTDDGPERNREKVKALVEEGYSLLIFPEGTRSDDGEIARFHKGAFHLAGELGLDIQPILIHGAHDVLPKGDFLIRPGALNVRVLPPISYSDERWGGQLRDKTKNIAAYFRNSYAGFKDEMENTDYLKHKIFTNYVFKGPILEWYFKVKWRLEKSNFTFYNELIGDRRNIMDLGCGYGYLSFYLHYKNQERIIEGIDYDEEKILIAKNSYNKTFNLRFRQADVMQVGLGKTDVIFLNDILHYLSKEKQLNLLKGCVAALNPGGILFIRDGVTDDEKRHKNTKTTEALSTGLFSFNKKEEAFHFFSTQDIRDFAGENQLIFELKTHSKNTSNVLFILRKPSQPSEITQIAS; this comes from the coding sequence ATGATCGGAGATTTGCTTTTAAGGTTAAATAAATTCCTTTCCGGCCACAAAACAGCTTTTTTCCTCAGTCTTATTTTACTTTCCGCGTTCCTTCTCTCCGGCATTTTCCGGCTGAGAGTCACAGAAAGCATTTTCGCCGCTCTGCCGAAAGGGAAAAGCTTCGAGGAATTTAACCGGCTGGTCGAGCAGAAAAACATCATTAACCAGGTCGTTTTTTCCCTCGATGTTCCGAAAGACACTGATAGCGAAGCCGCCAGGACATTAGCCGAGCGGTTTTCGGATTCGCTCAGGCGCTATACCAACGGCTATATCCGCAATTTACAGATTGAGCGGCCGAATGTGCAGGAAGATCTTTACCAATATGTGCTGGCTCATTTTCCTGAGCTAATCGACAAGCAGTACTACGAACATATCAGCTCCCGGATCATTCCCGATTCAATAAATACCTCAATAGCTTCGACTTACAATCAGCTGTTAACACCTGGCGGCTCTTTCTTCAAGGCCTTTATCCTGAACGATCCGCTCGGTATTACCGGAAAATATTTTCAGTCGCTCAATGCCATCAACAATGCGGGGGGACTGGTGATCGATGACGGGATGATGTTCTCGGCTAACCGCAGGCAAATACTGATTTTCGCTTCCACAACATTCGATTCAGGGAATTCGGATAAAAATGTGGAGTTATTTGAGCTGACAGAAGCTTTCCGCGCAAAGTGGAACACGCAGCACAGGTACAATCACCTCTCCTATTTCGGCACTTTCGAAATTTCAGCCCGAAATGCAATTCAGGTTAAACGTGACAGCTATTTAACGTCATTCATTGCCATCGCTGCGATCCTGCTTCTGCTGATCGGCTACTATCGCAAATTCCTGATCCCGGTATTTATGCTGCTGCCAGGGCTTTTCGGTGCGGTCTTCGCACTCGGGATAATTGGCTACGTAAGGCCGGAAGTATCAGGAATATCGCTGGCGACAGGCGCAGTCATTTTTGGCATTTTACTCGACTATGCCTTTCACTTTTTCACGCACCTGCGGCATACTGCCTCTATTCCGACGGCGGTAAAGGAAGTCAGCTCGCCTTTGCTTACCGGCAGTTTCACCACTGTACTGGCATTCAGTGCGCTCAGTTTTGCCAACTCTACCTTTTTGCAGGATTTCGGATTATTCTCTTCTCTGAGCCTTCTGGGAGCGGCGCTTTTTACGCTGATCGCACTCCCGGTTATCCTGGCGTCGGCTTCTTTTGATTATAAAAAATTACCTGCCGAAAGAAGATCACTCAGGTTACCTGCACTGGCGCCCAAATGGCGGCCGGCATTGCTCGCCCTGATCGCAATACTGACACTGATTTTCCTGTATTATGCCCGGTATACCGAATTTGACAGCGGTTTTGATAACCTCAGTATGCAAAGCGACGATCTTTCCGCGCGGGAACAGGCACTCACCGGAATCGACCCGAAAAGTCAGAAACGGATCTATGTTTTTGCAACAAATGCAAACAGGAATATTGCTGAGAAGGTGAACTTCGAGATTTATCAGAAGCTCGCGGGATTAAAAGATAATGGAAAGATCAGCAGTTTCGCCAGCTCCGGCGCACTACTGATTCCGAGGGCGTTACAGATCGAACGGATACGCGCATGGCATGACTACTGGGATCTCGGGCGCAAGGAACAGATTTTTAATATCATGGACAGAGCCGGAGCAAAAAGCGGCTTTAATTCATTCGCCTTTAATGATTTCAAAAACTGGATAGCAGGCCGGGATCAGGCTTCCGTTTCGCTGGATACCCTCTTCCGTGAGCTTGGTATCGATAACCTGATCGAACAAAACCGTGCAGGAAGTACTTTCATTTCAACACTGATCGTGCCTCAAAACAACCTGCCCTTTGTGAAAACCGAACTTCGGAAAATCGCTGGCGCAACTTTATTTGACCGCGGTGAGATGGCCGGCGAAATGCTTTCCATGGTCAAAAATGACTTCAACTACCTGCTTTTCATTTCAGCCTCGATTGTTTTCCTTACCCTGCTGATCGTCTATGGAAGGATCGAGCTTACCCTTCTTTCGTTTCTGCCCATGGTGATCAGCTGGATCTGGATCCTTGGTATCGCTGCGATCCTGGGCATTAAATTCAATTTTGTTAATGTGATCGTTACTACATTTATTTTCGGACTAGGCGACGATTTCAGCATTTTTGTAACCGACGGGCTTCTCGGCAAATACAAATACCGGAAAGATACGCTTAACTCTTACCAGTCGGCGATCATTCTGTCGGCGACCACGACTATTATCGGTACCGGCGTCCTTATTTTCGCCGAACATCCTGCAATTCACTCGATAGCACTGATCAGCGTAATTGGCATTGCATGCATCCTCTTCATTTCCTTCGCTTTCCAGCCTATACTCTTTGATTTTTTTGTTCAAAACAGGATTGCCCGAAAAAAGGCTCCGGTCACGATGCTGCCCTTTCTGATCAGCATTTCAAGTTTCACCTATTTCCTTTCAGGCTGCCTTTTTTTACACTCTAAATTGCTCACTGTGCTGATATTGCCGATTTCGAAAAAACGAAAACGAGCGATGATCAACAACTCTCTATCCTGGTTTGCGAAAACGGTAATCTACTCTGGCCCGCACGTAAAAAAGCAACTCTCAGGGCTGGAAAACCTGAATATGAACAAACCAGTACTATTTATTGCCAATCACACATCGTTTCTGGATATTCTGCTGGCCATTATGCTGCACCCCAAAATAGTGCTGATGGTGAAGGGCTGGGTTTACAAATCACCTTTTTTTGGGCCAATTATAAGGTACGCGGGTTATGTTTATACAGACGATGGCCCTGAGCGAAATCGTGAAAAAGTGAAAGCACTGGTGGAAGAAGGCTACTCTTTGCTCATATTTCCGGAAGGTACCCGCTCGGATGACGGCGAAATTGCGCGCTTTCACAAAGGTGCATTTCATCTCGCCGGAGAACTGGGTCTCGATATTCAGCCGATACTCATCCATGGTGCACACGATGTTTTACCGAAAGGCGATTTCCTGATCCGTCCGGGAGCCCTGAATGTGCGCGTATTGCCGCCTATCTCCTATTCAGACGAAAGGTGGGGCGGGCAGTTACGCGATAAAACAAAGAACATTGCCGCATACTTTCGTAACAGTTATGCCGGTTTCAAAGACGAGATGGAGAATACTGATTATTTGAAACATAAAATATTTACCAATTATGTATTCAAAGGGCCGATATTGGAATGGTATTTCAAAGTAAAGTGGAGACTCGAGAAATCGAACTTTACTTTTTACAATGAACTGATCGGCGATCGCAGGAACATTATGGATCTGGGCTGCGGATATGGCTATCTGTCATTTTACCTCCATTACAAAAATCAGGAGCGGATTATCGAGGGTATTGATTATGACGAAGAAAAGATATTGATTGCCAAAAACAGTTACAATAAAACCTTTAACCTCCGTTTCAGGCAAGCGGATGTAATGCAGGTGGGACTGGGGAAAACGGATGTAATTTTTTTAAATGATATCCTGCATTATCTGTCCAAAGAAAAACAGCTTAATTTACTGAAAGGTTGTGTGGCTGCGCTGAACCCTGGCGGCATCCTGTTCATTCGCGACGGCGTAACCGATGATGAAAAAAGGCATAAGAATACAAAAACCACAGAAGCATTGTCTACCGGTTTATTTTCTTTCAATAAGAAGGAAGAAGCATTCCACTTCTTCTCAACGCAGGATATTCGCGACTTTGCCGGAGAAAACCAACTTATATTCGAGCTGAAAACACATTCGAAAAATACTTCCAACGTGTTGTTCATTCTGCGAAAACCATCTCAACCGTCTGAAATCACACAAATTGCATCTTAA
- a CDS encoding HAL/PAL/TAL family ammonia-lyase codes for MNRISLAQIEQYAFEKKEFILADDALHQVSKSFAFLTNFSKDKIIYGINTGFGPMAQYRIETDKLSNLQYNLIRSHSSGIGKPLSEIYARSVMVARLNSFLQANSGVSTAVIKQLVAFLNNGIVPEIFEHGSVGASGDLVQLSHLGLNLIGEGFVYDDGVRKKTEDVLAQKNMEPLKMELRDGLGLINGTSCMTGMAAINIIYAKRLLQWAVAASSMLNEVIEAFDDSFSKELNAVKHHKGQQLIAQQMRDFVAGSQLIRNREELFKDDTAMQRKEFERKIQEYYSIRCVPQILGPILDTVQYAQEVVENELNSTNDNPIVKPEDDNVFHGGNFHGDYISLEMDKVKIVLTKLSMLMERQLNFLMNSKLNGKFPPFLNAGTWGLNFGFQGVQFTATSTTAENQALSTSVYVHSIPNNNDNQDIVSMGTNSAVIAKQVLENSFQVMSIHIMAICQAIDLLEPEEKERLSPNARSVYQQIRQKAHFVKEDLPQSESIAAVYEYIKETPFQL; via the coding sequence ATGAATCGTATTTCATTAGCTCAGATCGAGCAATATGCTTTTGAAAAAAAGGAATTTATCTTAGCCGACGACGCCCTCCATCAAGTATCGAAATCTTTTGCCTTTTTAACGAATTTCTCCAAAGATAAAATTATATACGGGATCAATACCGGCTTTGGCCCGATGGCCCAATACCGTATTGAAACTGACAAACTCAGTAATCTTCAATATAACCTGATCCGCAGCCATTCCAGCGGAATCGGCAAGCCACTTTCGGAAATTTACGCACGCAGCGTGATGGTGGCCAGGCTGAATTCATTTCTGCAGGCGAATTCCGGCGTAAGTACGGCGGTGATCAAGCAGTTGGTGGCTTTTCTAAACAATGGTATTGTTCCGGAGATCTTCGAGCACGGCAGTGTCGGAGCGAGTGGCGATTTGGTGCAATTGTCGCATTTGGGCCTGAACCTGATCGGTGAAGGTTTTGTGTATGATGATGGCGTGCGTAAAAAAACGGAAGATGTCCTGGCTCAAAAGAACATGGAGCCTTTGAAAATGGAGCTCCGCGACGGGCTTGGACTGATCAACGGCACTTCCTGTATGACAGGAATGGCGGCTATTAATATTATATATGCCAAAAGACTGTTGCAATGGGCCGTGGCAGCTTCCTCGATGCTCAATGAAGTCATCGAAGCTTTTGACGATTCATTTTCCAAAGAACTGAACGCGGTTAAACATCATAAAGGCCAGCAGCTGATTGCGCAGCAAATGCGTGATTTTGTGGCAGGCAGCCAATTGATCCGCAACCGGGAAGAGCTTTTTAAAGACGATACCGCCATGCAGCGGAAGGAATTTGAAAGGAAGATCCAGGAATATTACTCGATCCGGTGTGTGCCGCAGATATTGGGGCCAATTCTGGATACGGTTCAGTATGCGCAGGAAGTGGTTGAAAATGAGCTGAATTCGACGAATGATAACCCGATCGTAAAGCCGGAGGACGACAATGTTTTCCACGGAGGTAACTTTCACGGCGACTACATTTCGCTGGAAATGGACAAAGTGAAAATTGTGCTGACCAAGCTTTCGATGCTGATGGAACGCCAGCTTAACTTTTTGATGAACAGCAAATTGAATGGTAAATTCCCGCCGTTTTTGAATGCTGGTACGTGGGGGTTGAATTTTGGATTTCAGGGCGTGCAGTTCACCGCAACTTCTACAACTGCCGAAAACCAGGCGCTTTCAACTTCGGTTTATGTGCACAGTATTCCTAATAACAATGATAATCAGGATATTGTGAGTATGGGGACCAATAGCGCGGTGATCGCGAAGCAGGTATTGGAGAACTCATTCCAGGTGATGTCAATTCATATCATGGCAATCTGCCAGGCAATCGATTTACTGGAACCTGAGGAAAAAGAGCGGCTTTCACCGAATGCCAGATCTGTTTATCAGCAGATCCGTCAAAAAGCACATTTTGTAAAAGAAGACCTGCCGCAATCGGAAAGCATTGCAGCGGTTTATGAATATATTAAAGAAACCCCATTTCAATTATGA
- the fabG gene encoding 3-oxoacyl-ACP reductase FabG yields the protein MSCALVTGASRGLGRAIAVQLAKDHGLHILVNYSSNETAAKETLAEIESAGGSGELLQFNVQTKSEVDEALNDWKEKNEEKHISVLVNNAGITRDGLFMWMPEKDWDDVLNISTKGLFNVTQNAIQQMLRKRSGRIVNIASVSGMKGVAGQTNYSAAKGAVISATKALAQEVAKRKITVNAVAPGFITSDMTKDLNETELKQMIPMNRFGNPQEVAHLVSFLVSDKAGYITGEVININGGIYS from the coding sequence ATGAGCTGTGCTTTGGTAACAGGTGCGTCCCGGGGACTGGGCAGGGCCATTGCGGTCCAGCTCGCGAAAGATCACGGGCTGCATATACTCGTTAACTATTCCTCCAATGAAACAGCCGCGAAGGAAACCCTGGCGGAAATCGAGTCAGCGGGCGGTAGCGGCGAGCTGCTTCAATTCAATGTGCAGACCAAATCAGAAGTTGACGAAGCACTGAATGATTGGAAAGAAAAGAACGAAGAAAAGCACATCAGTGTTTTGGTAAACAATGCGGGCATTACCCGTGACGGTCTTTTTATGTGGATGCCCGAAAAGGATTGGGACGATGTGCTGAACATCTCCACCAAAGGTCTTTTCAATGTGACACAGAATGCAATCCAGCAAATGCTGCGGAAAAGGTCGGGAAGAATAGTCAATATCGCGTCGGTTTCCGGCATGAAGGGTGTGGCCGGGCAAACGAATTACTCGGCTGCAAAAGGTGCGGTAATCTCGGCCACGAAGGCATTGGCACAGGAAGTAGCGAAGCGGAAAATCACTGTAAATGCAGTGGCGCCTGGATTCATTACCAGCGACATGACAAAAGATTTGAATGAGACCGAATTAAAACAAATGATCCCGATGAATCGTTTTGGGAATCCGCAGGAAGTAGCGCATCTGGTGAGTTTCCTGGTTTCGGATAAAGCAGGCTACATTACCGGAGAGGTAATTAATATCAACGGAGGGATTTATTCATAA
- a CDS encoding beta-ketoacyl-[acyl-carrier-protein] synthase family protein: MGQRVVITGIGIYSCLGSNLEEVTKSLYAGKSGIVFDQERKDFGFRSALTGMVQEPDLKSLLSRRQRVGMHQPAIYAYMATREALAYAGLDIDYLEKTETGIIYGNDSTAASVVEAIDKAKEKHDTTLIGSGAIFQNMNSTVNMNLSTIFKLKGINFTLSAACASGSHSIGMGYLMISQGLQDRIICGGAQEINSASMASFDGLGTFSVRETEPGKASRPFDRDRDGLIPSGGAATVILESYEAAMERGAPILGELIGYGFSSNGDHISNPSIDGQIRSLQMALKQAGIAKNEIDYINAHATSTPVGDGSEARAIFDVFGEKVPVSSTKSMTGHECWMAGASEIVYSLLMMQNSFIAPNINFDNPDEDSARINIIPETKDQDINCFLSNSFGFGGTNSTLIIRKI; encoded by the coding sequence ATGGGTCAGAGGGTTGTCATAACGGGAATTGGAATTTACTCTTGCCTGGGGTCAAACCTGGAAGAGGTTACAAAATCCCTGTATGCAGGCAAAAGCGGGATTGTATTTGACCAGGAAAGAAAAGATTTCGGCTTCCGCTCGGCTTTGACGGGGATGGTACAGGAACCCGACCTCAAAAGTCTTCTGTCCAGGAGGCAGCGTGTCGGTATGCATCAGCCTGCGATTTACGCCTATATGGCGACCAGGGAAGCGCTCGCATACGCCGGACTGGATATCGATTATCTCGAAAAAACCGAAACCGGTATTATTTATGGAAACGATAGTACGGCGGCTTCCGTCGTGGAAGCTATTGACAAGGCGAAGGAAAAGCACGACACCACGCTGATCGGCAGCGGGGCTATATTCCAGAACATGAATAGTACTGTGAATATGAACCTGTCAACGATTTTCAAATTGAAGGGCATCAATTTCACGCTTAGCGCGGCTTGCGCGTCGGGGTCGCATTCGATTGGAATGGGCTATCTGATGATCAGCCAGGGGTTGCAGGACCGCATTATCTGTGGCGGCGCTCAGGAGATTAATTCAGCTTCTATGGCCAGTTTCGACGGACTTGGCACTTTCTCAGTCCGGGAAACCGAACCCGGCAAGGCCTCCCGGCCTTTTGACAGGGACCGCGATGGATTGATCCCCAGCGGGGGAGCTGCAACCGTTATACTGGAATCTTATGAAGCAGCGATGGAACGTGGTGCGCCTATATTGGGTGAACTGATCGGTTACGGGTTTTCTTCAAATGGTGACCATATTTCGAATCCTAGTATCGACGGGCAGATCAGGTCATTGCAAATGGCATTGAAACAGGCGGGTATCGCCAAAAATGAGATTGATTATATCAATGCGCACGCCACTTCAACGCCGGTCGGCGACGGTAGCGAGGCCCGGGCGATATTTGACGTTTTTGGTGAAAAAGTGCCGGTCAGCTCTACTAAATCCATGACCGGCCATGAATGCTGGATGGCTGGTGCGAGTGAGATTGTGTATTCGCTGCTGATGATGCAAAACTCATTTATAGCTCCTAATATCAATTTTGATAACCCCGACGAAGATTCTGCCCGCATCAATATCATCCCGGAAACGAAAGACCAGGATATCAACTGCTTCCTATCCAATTCGTTTGGCTTCGGCGGAACGAATTCAACGCTGATCATCAGGAAAATCTAG
- a CDS encoding acyl carrier protein, which translates to MYANDVKMSWEEVIDETRDFLSTEFEVDKDDILPENSLKDTLDLDSLDYVDLVVLIEENLGVKLTGEDFKDIVTFGDFYQLVRKKLAL; encoded by the coding sequence ATGTATGCTAACGATGTAAAAATGAGTTGGGAAGAAGTAATCGATGAGACCAGGGATTTTTTATCAACGGAATTCGAGGTGGACAAGGACGACATTCTCCCCGAAAACAGCCTGAAAGACACCCTTGATCTGGACAGTCTTGATTACGTGGACCTTGTGGTGCTGATTGAAGAAAACCTTGGGGTCAAGCTCACCGGGGAGGATTTTAAGGATATAGTGACGTTTGGTGATTTTTATCAGTTAGTCCGTAAGAAACTTGCACTGTAA
- a CDS encoding LpxL/LpxP family acyltransferase, with protein MSRWDGKTKGSLTGYKIFLFFINSLGLNFAYYLLRVVTFYYYLFASRPRKALLEFYQNSLHTSRAAAKKLVRTNFYIFGQTLVDRAAFLLGKDEKFTHTFENEQYLIDIRDQGKGGILLSAHLGNWETAGNLLKGRITPTINIVMLDAEVENIKKYMDLSTGGSRFKVIPIKNDLSHIISIRNALVSNEFVAIHADRYLEGSKFIELDFLGKKAKFPHGPFVIASKFDAPVTFVFAAKDGEYSYHLSATPPIAGKAKPEEIAKLYVAELEKKVREYPEQWFNYYNFFN; from the coding sequence ATGAGCCGTTGGGACGGTAAGACCAAGGGATCTTTAACAGGGTACAAGATATTTCTCTTTTTCATTAATTCCCTGGGACTGAACTTTGCCTATTACCTGCTGCGGGTAGTCACTTTTTATTACTATCTGTTTGCTTCCAGGCCCAGGAAAGCACTGCTTGAGTTTTACCAGAATTCCCTTCATACTTCACGAGCCGCTGCCAAAAAGCTCGTCCGGACAAACTTTTATATTTTTGGCCAGACACTCGTAGACCGGGCTGCCTTTCTATTGGGGAAAGACGAAAAATTCACCCACACCTTCGAAAACGAACAATATCTGATCGATATCCGGGACCAGGGAAAAGGAGGTATTCTCCTGAGCGCCCATCTGGGAAACTGGGAAACCGCGGGAAATTTGCTGAAAGGCCGTATCACACCCACGATCAATATTGTAATGCTCGACGCAGAAGTCGAGAACATTAAGAAATACATGGATCTTTCTACCGGTGGTTCAAGATTCAAGGTGATTCCAATCAAGAACGACCTTTCGCACATTATTTCCATTCGTAACGCATTGGTCAGTAACGAATTCGTTGCGATTCATGCAGACCGTTACCTGGAAGGTTCAAAATTCATTGAGCTGGATTTTTTGGGCAAAAAAGCAAAATTTCCGCACGGACCGTTTGTAATAGCCTCAAAATTTGACGCCCCGGTAACGTTTGTTTTTGCTGCAAAAGACGGTGAATACAGTTACCACCTGAGTGCCACTCCGCCAATAGCCGGTAAAGCAAAACCCGAAGAGATAGCGAAACTTTACGTAGCTGAGCTTGAAAAAAAGGTGCGGGAGTATCCGGAACAATGGTTCAATTACTATAACTTCTTCAATTAA
- a CDS encoding acyl-CoA thioesterase, producing MIASEIEIDIRFSETDAMGVVWHGNYLKFFEDGREAFGKQFGLEYLTIFDHGYFTPIVKSEIDHKAPVYYGQVIKVITRYVPVKSAKIQFEYEVLNLTTGELCALGKTMQVFLARETRTLELISPDFYREWKEKNQV from the coding sequence ATGATTGCTTCGGAAATCGAGATTGATATAAGGTTTAGTGAGACGGATGCCATGGGAGTAGTCTGGCATGGGAATTACCTCAAATTTTTTGAAGACGGACGGGAGGCTTTTGGTAAGCAGTTCGGGCTGGAATACCTGACAATTTTCGATCACGGATATTTTACCCCGATCGTCAAATCAGAAATAGATCATAAGGCGCCGGTTTATTACGGTCAGGTCATCAAAGTGATCACCAGATATGTACCCGTTAAGTCTGCCAAGATCCAGTTTGAATATGAAGTACTTAACCTTACCACCGGTGAGTTGTGTGCGCTGGGGAAAACCATGCAGGTTTTTCTGGCCAGGGAAACGCGCACGCTCGAGCTGATCTCGCCGGATTTTTATCGGGAATGGAAAGAAAAGAACCAGGTGTAA
- a CDS encoding beta-ketoacyl-[acyl-carrier-protein] synthase family protein: protein MSYIGAEVIISPLGNTAEENWNALVQNRSGISFVDGAGFGGGGMYLAKMPALSAENRFENLLADALSATACRIDPNIISSPDTIVIISSTKGALDHNIKDQFGGPVESLIQRFKLANQPVVVSNACISGVLAINAAGKLINAGIYEHAIVIGCDVVSDFVVNGFQSLFAVSDKPCAPFDADRNGITLGEGCAATVVSVSRDIFQQNPFRLLEGASANDANHISGPSRTGEGLVRSVKKTLSANGVDPSEIDFVCAHGTATVYNDEMESIAFDRLGIGNIPLSSLKGYFGHTLGAAGLIETATSMQMMRNSELVKSLGYRSKGTTKPLNIITKNEKKRLSTVLKTASGFGGGNAALLIRSI, encoded by the coding sequence ATGAGTTATATAGGTGCCGAGGTAATTATCAGTCCGCTCGGCAATACTGCGGAAGAAAACTGGAATGCACTGGTTCAAAATCGGTCAGGGATTTCTTTTGTTGATGGGGCAGGATTTGGCGGAGGAGGAATGTACCTGGCAAAAATGCCTGCATTGTCCGCTGAAAATCGGTTTGAAAACCTGCTAGCAGACGCATTATCGGCAACAGCGTGCAGAATAGATCCGAATATTATTTCTTCACCGGATACCATCGTGATCATCAGCTCAACAAAGGGAGCGCTGGATCATAATATTAAGGATCAGTTTGGAGGGCCGGTTGAATCACTCATACAACGTTTTAAACTCGCTAACCAGCCTGTCGTAGTTTCCAACGCGTGCATCTCCGGAGTGCTTGCGATCAATGCAGCTGGCAAGCTCATCAATGCCGGTATTTATGAGCACGCGATCGTCATCGGCTGTGACGTCGTTTCCGACTTTGTAGTGAATGGTTTTCAATCTCTCTTTGCCGTCAGCGACAAACCTTGCGCCCCATTTGATGCGGACCGCAACGGCATTACCCTGGGCGAGGGATGCGCGGCGACGGTAGTTTCTGTTTCCAGGGATATCTTTCAGCAAAATCCTTTCCGGCTACTCGAAGGGGCAAGCGCAAATGACGCCAATCACATTTCAGGGCCATCGAGGACGGGAGAAGGTTTGGTCAGAAGCGTGAAAAAAACGCTGAGTGCAAATGGTGTCGATCCATCTGAAATAGACTTTGTATGTGCGCACGGTACTGCGACTGTTTACAATGACGAAATGGAATCCATTGCCTTCGATCGGCTGGGAATTGGCAATATACCTCTGAGCAGCTTGAAAGGGTATTTCGGACATACACTAGGAGCAGCCGGATTGATAGAAACGGCCACTTCCATGCAAATGATGCGGAACAGTGAGCTGGTAAAAAGCCTGGGTTACCGGAGCAAGGGCACTACCAAGCCCCTGAATATTATTACAAAAAACGAGAAAAAGCGGTTGTCAACTGTTCTGAAAACCGCTTCCGGGTTTGGAGGTGGTAATGCAGCGCTGCTAATCAGGAGCATATGA
- a CDS encoding phosphopantetheine-binding protein, producing the protein MDTLKEDLKKQIIEQLNLEDITPSDIADESLLFNDEGLGLDSIDALELIVLLEKYHGIQVTNPDEGKEAFKSINTMAEYIRKRKS; encoded by the coding sequence ATGGACACATTAAAAGAAGACCTTAAAAAGCAGATCATAGAACAACTCAACCTGGAAGATATTACGCCCTCAGACATTGCCGATGAAAGCCTGCTTTTCAACGACGAGGGGCTTGGCCTCGACTCGATCGACGCGCTGGAACTGATTGTTTTGCTTGAAAAATACCACGGCATCCAGGTTACCAATCCTGACGAAGGCAAGGAGGCTTTCAAATCCATCAACACGATGGCAGAATATATCCGCAAACGGAAAAGCTGA